One Rhodoferax ferrireducens T118 DNA segment encodes these proteins:
- a CDS encoding peptidase U32 family protein — protein MSLLDHQLELLAPARDADIGIEAVNHGADAVYIGGPSFGARANADNSVTEIARLTRHAHRFNSRVFVTLNTVLRDDELEPSRKLVWQLYDAGVDALIIQDMGLLQIDLPPIQLHASTQCDIRTPEKARFLQDVGLSQIVLARELSLPQILAIRAATDPERCTLEFFVHGALCVAYSGQCYISAAHTGRSANRGECNQACRLPYQVVDDKGRFVAHDKHVLSMKDNNQSDNLAALVDSGIRSFKIEGRYKDMGYVKNITAHYRKRLDALIEERQTSKQPLARASSGSTTFSFTPDPNQNFNREFTDYFVRGRQADIGAFDTPKNPGQPIGFVTQVGPNWVELAVSDPAQALHNGDGLCYYDLQKELVGLAINRAESLNAAKGRWRVFPKDALSDLKDLRKGVEVNRNRDTEWVRGLEKKSSDRRIGVWLHLADTPQGLALSLTDEDGVTATAHANLVRTLAKDREVANASLREHLGKMGNSIFTALAVQVEFSQAWFVPPSVLNPLRRDALEALETARTKAFRRLPRAAAVEPPAPYPEDTLSYLANVFNQASHAFYARHGVKVVAPAFEAAQELGEVSLMITKHCVRFSLSLCPKQAKGVIGVQGTVKAEPLQLINGREKLTLRFDCKPCEMHVMGTIKNSVLQQTIKSLAPAPGEVPVNFFPRRPLNTSVG, from the coding sequence ATGTCACTGCTTGACCATCAACTCGAACTGTTAGCCCCGGCGCGTGACGCCGACATTGGCATCGAAGCCGTCAACCACGGTGCCGACGCCGTTTACATCGGTGGTCCGTCCTTTGGCGCGCGCGCCAATGCGGACAACAGCGTCACCGAGATCGCCCGGCTGACGCGCCATGCCCACCGCTTCAACAGCCGTGTCTTCGTCACGCTCAACACCGTGCTGCGCGATGACGAGCTGGAGCCATCGCGCAAGCTGGTTTGGCAACTGTATGACGCGGGAGTGGATGCCCTGATCATCCAGGACATGGGCTTGCTGCAGATCGACCTGCCGCCGATCCAGCTCCATGCCAGCACCCAGTGCGACATTCGCACACCAGAGAAAGCCCGTTTTTTGCAGGACGTGGGCCTGTCGCAAATTGTGCTGGCGCGCGAACTCTCCCTGCCGCAAATCCTGGCCATCCGTGCCGCGACCGATCCCGAGCGCTGCACGCTGGAGTTTTTTGTGCATGGCGCACTGTGCGTGGCCTACAGCGGCCAGTGCTACATCAGCGCCGCCCACACCGGGCGCAGTGCCAACCGGGGCGAGTGCAACCAGGCCTGCCGCCTGCCCTATCAGGTGGTTGACGATAAAGGTCGCTTTGTGGCGCACGACAAACACGTGCTGTCCATGAAAGACAACAACCAGAGCGACAACCTGGCGGCTCTGGTGGACTCGGGGATTCGCAGCTTCAAGATTGAAGGCCGCTACAAGGACATGGGCTACGTGAAAAATATCACGGCCCATTACCGCAAGCGACTGGACGCCCTGATTGAAGAACGCCAGACCTCCAAGCAGCCGCTGGCGCGCGCATCCAGCGGCAGCACCACATTCAGCTTTACGCCTGACCCGAACCAGAACTTCAACCGCGAGTTCACCGATTATTTTGTGCGAGGCCGTCAGGCGGACATTGGCGCGTTTGACACGCCCAAGAACCCCGGCCAGCCCATTGGTTTTGTGACCCAGGTCGGCCCCAACTGGGTGGAACTGGCTGTGAGCGATCCGGCGCAGGCCTTGCACAACGGCGACGGTCTTTGTTACTACGACTTGCAAAAAGAGCTGGTCGGCCTGGCCATCAACCGGGCTGAAAGCCTCAACGCTGCCAAGGGCCGCTGGCGCGTGTTTCCCAAAGACGCCTTGAGTGATCTGAAGGACCTGCGCAAAGGCGTGGAGGTCAACCGCAACCGCGATACCGAGTGGGTGCGCGGCCTGGAGAAAAAATCAAGCGACCGGCGCATTGGCGTTTGGCTACATCTGGCAGATACGCCACAGGGCCTGGCCTTGAGCCTGACCGACGAAGACGGCGTGACGGCCACGGCCCACGCCAACCTGGTCCGCACACTGGCCAAGGACAGGGAAGTCGCCAACGCGAGCCTGCGTGAGCACCTCGGCAAAATGGGCAACAGCATTTTTACGGCGCTGGCGGTGCAGGTGGAATTTTCACAAGCCTGGTTTGTGCCCCCGTCGGTCCTCAACCCGTTGCGCCGGGACGCTTTGGAGGCACTGGAAACCGCACGCACCAAGGCATTCAGACGATTGCCACGCGCCGCTGCCGTGGAGCCGCCAGCACCCTACCCTGAAGACACACTGAGCTATCTGGCCAATGTTTTCAACCAGGCCTCCCATGCCTTTTACGCCCGCCACGGCGTCAAGGTGGTTGCGCCCGCTTTCGAAGCGGCGCAAGAACTGGGTGAAGTCAGCCTGATGATCACCAAGCACTGCGTGCGTTTTTCATTGAGCTTGTGCCCCAAACAGGCCAAGGGCGTGATCGGCGTGCAGGGCACGGTGAAGGCCGAGCCATTACAACTCATCAACGGACGCGAGAAACTCACCCTGCGCTTTGACTGCAAGCCGTGTGAAATGCATGTCATGGGCACGATCAAGAATTCGGTATTGCAACAAACCATCAAGTCCCTCGCGCCAGCGCCGGGTGAAGTGCCCGTCAACTTCTTTCCCAGGCGCCCCCTGAACACCTCGGTCGGTTGA
- a CDS encoding phasin family protein, giving the protein MASKTTSTAKKTARTLANKTVAAKAAVVKAVSKPRSKAPAAKARSHAPAKTTTLKQVATQGRRKVSSVVHLTRDASLKLIDSQRAIWLAGLGALAKVTTSTGTKGEKAFEALVKAGEKMESQARGTIDSNADMLKHRINDASKVVDDSINSVSDAFDARVKQALARLGYPKNSTTIK; this is encoded by the coding sequence ATGGCTTCGAAAACCACAAGCACTGCCAAAAAAACTGCAAGGACCCTGGCAAACAAGACTGTCGCTGCCAAAGCGGCTGTCGTCAAGGCAGTCAGCAAACCCAGGTCGAAGGCCCCAGCGGCAAAAGCCAGGTCGCATGCGCCAGCCAAGACCACAACCCTGAAGCAGGTGGCCACGCAAGGCCGCAGAAAAGTGAGCTCGGTCGTGCACTTGACGCGGGATGCCTCACTCAAACTGATCGATTCGCAGCGCGCCATCTGGCTGGCGGGCCTGGGTGCACTGGCCAAGGTCACCACCTCGACCGGAACCAAAGGCGAGAAGGCCTTTGAGGCCTTGGTCAAGGCCGGCGAAAAAATGGAATCCCAGGCTCGCGGCACCATCGACAGCAACGCCGACATGCTCAAGCATCGCATCAATGACGCCAGCAAAGTGGTGGACGACAGTATCAACAGCGTCAGTGACGCGTTTGATGCGCGCGTGAAACAGGCGCTGGCCCGCTTGGGCTACCCCAAGAACAGCACGACCATCAAGTAA
- a CDS encoding alpha/beta hydrolase encodes MTEILLWVLALVVAVWAIGAFYLRGADLSAFDRPAGQRHLIDAAPSEAHQAVVTSLGGIATTLKSTPRSQHLALLRHYMDNLFADSDSTTQVIAVNASGVPAEWVLAAGVDHRRRLLYIHGGAYTMGSPKSHRRLTRKFSEVANAAVLAIDYRLMPEHPRMAGIEDCRSAYCWLLDHGPAGPEAASAVFVAGDSAGGNLTLSLIAWVRDQGLRAPNAAVALSPATDATLGSPSLKNNLGTDPMLGPLFKPLTRIPRTVLLWATWLQNRVRPSDPVLSPVFGDLSGLPPLLVHASESEMLFDDSRRYVNKAIAAGSPVTFQTWRHMVHVWQIYHPDLPEGREAFGEIGKFLQAHS; translated from the coding sequence GTGACTGAAATACTCCTGTGGGTGCTGGCGCTGGTCGTGGCGGTCTGGGCCATCGGAGCCTTCTATCTGCGAGGCGCTGACCTGAGCGCTTTTGATCGGCCCGCCGGCCAGCGCCATCTGATCGACGCTGCGCCCAGTGAAGCGCACCAGGCGGTGGTGACCTCGCTCGGCGGCATTGCCACAACGCTCAAGAGCACGCCGCGCAGCCAGCATCTGGCCCTGCTGCGTCACTACATGGACAACCTGTTCGCTGACAGCGATTCGACGACCCAGGTCATCGCCGTCAACGCGTCCGGCGTCCCTGCCGAATGGGTGCTGGCAGCCGGCGTTGACCATCGGCGTCGCCTGCTCTACATCCATGGCGGGGCCTACACCATGGGCAGCCCCAAGAGCCACCGCCGACTGACGCGAAAATTTTCCGAAGTCGCCAATGCTGCCGTATTGGCCATCGACTATCGGCTGATGCCGGAACATCCACGCATGGCGGGCATCGAGGATTGCCGCAGCGCCTACTGCTGGCTGCTCGACCATGGGCCCGCCGGTCCAGAGGCGGCCAGTGCCGTTTTTGTGGCCGGAGATTCTGCCGGTGGCAACCTGACGCTGTCCCTGATCGCCTGGGTGCGCGACCAGGGCCTGCGTGCGCCCAATGCCGCCGTGGCCTTGTCGCCCGCCACCGATGCCACCCTGGGCAGCCCGAGCCTGAAGAACAATCTCGGCACCGATCCCATGCTGGGGCCGCTGTTCAAGCCGCTGACCAGGATTCCACGCACCGTGCTGCTGTGGGCCACCTGGCTGCAAAATCGCGTGCGTCCCAGCGACCCGGTTCTGTCCCCGGTCTTTGGCGATCTGTCGGGACTGCCACCCTTGCTGGTGCATGCCAGCGAGTCCGAGATGCTGTTCGACGACAGCCGACGCTACGTCAACAAGGCCATCGCGGCCGGTTCACCCGTCACCTTTCAGACCTGGCGCCATATGGTCCATGTCTGGCAGATCTATCACCCGGATTTGCCGGAAGGTCGGGAAGCGTTTGGAGAGATTGGAAAGTTTCTTCAGGCCCATTCCTAG
- a CDS encoding SAM-dependent methyltransferase: protein MAVSVKPELDLLTRLLARLQPHFDIPLRLVLWNGAQHDLGTDPLVTVQLSGPRALRHFLPPSLDNLAEGYVNGQFDVLGRAQDIVDVASRLAETGVPMRGRFGRLFNPARHDRTRDARAIEQHYDVSNDFYRLWLDEAMVYSCAYFPSGTETLAAAQTAKLDHILVKLMLQPGERLLDIGCGWGALAMRAAQKFGAKVVGVTLSKNQYTLACERVDQAGLAGQVEIRLQDYRDIDERDGLFDKITSVGMFEHVGLLHLPSYFAKISALLKDGGLVLNHGITSTDPDSGECPLGAASFIEKYVFPNGELPHVSKALRDMQSAGLEALDVECLRRHYARTLALWSDNFESQSDAIRSVVSETTYRVWRIYLAGCAHAFAQNWVSIYQVLACKAGTSEALNPTPWSRAYMYPNSQSH from the coding sequence ATGGCCGTTTCGGTGAAGCCTGAGCTTGACCTGCTGACCCGCCTTCTGGCGCGCCTGCAACCGCACTTTGACATTCCCCTGCGGCTGGTCTTGTGGAACGGCGCGCAGCATGATCTGGGGACTGATCCGCTGGTGACGGTGCAGCTGTCGGGGCCGCGCGCCTTGCGGCATTTTTTGCCGCCCAGCCTGGACAATCTGGCCGAAGGCTACGTCAATGGCCAGTTTGATGTGCTGGGCCGGGCGCAGGATATTGTGGACGTCGCATCCAGGCTGGCCGAAACCGGCGTGCCCATGCGCGGCCGCTTCGGGCGCCTGTTCAATCCGGCGCGCCACGACCGAACGCGGGATGCGCGCGCCATTGAACAACATTACGATGTTTCCAACGACTTTTATCGCCTCTGGCTGGACGAGGCCATGGTCTATTCCTGCGCCTATTTTCCGAGCGGCACCGAGACACTGGCTGCGGCACAGACGGCCAAGCTTGATCACATTTTGGTCAAGCTCATGCTCCAGCCAGGCGAGCGGCTGCTCGATATCGGTTGTGGCTGGGGCGCCTTGGCCATGCGTGCCGCGCAAAAATTTGGTGCGAAGGTGGTGGGTGTCACCTTGTCAAAAAACCAATACACGCTGGCGTGTGAGCGCGTCGACCAGGCTGGCCTGGCCGGCCAGGTCGAGATCAGGTTACAGGATTACCGCGATATTGACGAGCGCGATGGACTGTTTGACAAGATCACCTCGGTGGGCATGTTCGAGCACGTCGGACTCCTTCATCTGCCGTCGTATTTCGCCAAGATCAGCGCCCTGCTCAAGGACGGCGGGCTGGTGCTGAACCACGGCATTACCTCGACCGATCCGGACAGCGGGGAATGCCCCTTGGGGGCGGCCAGTTTCATTGAAAAATACGTGTTTCCCAATGGTGAATTGCCCCATGTCAGCAAAGCGCTCAGGGACATGCAAAGCGCCGGGCTCGAAGCGCTTGATGTGGAATGTCTGCGCCGCCACTATGCCCGCACGCTGGCCTTGTGGTCGGACAACTTTGAGAGTCAAAGTGACGCGATTCGCAGCGTGGTGAGTGAGACCACGTACCGCGTCTGGCGCATTTACCTGGCGGGTTGCGCGCATGCCTTTGCGCAAAATTGGGTGTCGATCTACCAGGTGCTGGCGTGCAAGGCCGGCACCAGCGAGGCGCTCAATCCAACGCCCTGGTCACGCGCCTACATGTACCCAAACAGTCAGTCCCATTGA